Proteins encoded by one window of Candidatus Deferrimicrobium sp.:
- a CDS encoding electron transfer flavoprotein subunit beta/FixA family protein, which produces MKILVAIKPVPNPDEKVKIKGDGSGIVLDNIKMVVNPFCEIAVEEALRIREKLTGEVVVVTVGPKEGDQQVRTALAMGADRAVLVEAGADLDSLAVAKVLAKVVADEKAELVLMGKQSVDDDNNQVGQILAAVLGWPQATFASKVELAADNKKANVTREVDGGLETIEVALPAVVTTDLRLNEPRYASLPGIMKAKKKELKVVPLASLGVDTTPRVKVLSYAAPKQRAGGGRVADVAELVSKLKSEAKVL; this is translated from the coding sequence GTGAAGATCCTGGTCGCCATCAAGCCGGTCCCCAACCCCGACGAGAAGGTCAAGATCAAGGGGGACGGGAGCGGGATCGTCCTGGACAACATCAAGATGGTCGTGAACCCGTTCTGCGAGATCGCGGTCGAGGAGGCGCTGCGGATCCGGGAGAAGCTGACCGGCGAAGTGGTCGTCGTGACCGTCGGCCCGAAGGAGGGCGATCAGCAGGTGCGCACGGCGCTGGCGATGGGCGCGGACCGCGCGGTTCTGGTCGAGGCGGGTGCCGACCTCGACTCGCTGGCGGTGGCGAAAGTGCTGGCGAAGGTCGTCGCCGACGAAAAAGCCGAACTGGTGCTGATGGGAAAGCAGTCGGTGGACGACGACAACAACCAGGTGGGGCAGATCCTGGCGGCGGTGCTCGGGTGGCCGCAGGCGACGTTCGCGTCGAAGGTCGAGCTCGCCGCGGACAACAAGAAGGCGAACGTGACCCGCGAGGTCGACGGCGGGCTGGAGACGATCGAGGTGGCGCTGCCGGCGGTGGTGACCACGGACCTGCGGCTGAACGAGCCGCGGTACGCGTCGCTCCCCGGGATCATGAAGGCGAAGAAGAAGGAGTTGAAGGTCGTTCCGCTGGCGTCGCTGGGCGTGGACACGACGCCGAGGGTGAAGGTTCTCTCGTACGCCGCGCCGAAGCAGCGCGCGGGAGGCGGCCGGGTGGCGGATGTCGCGGAGCTGGTGTCGAAGCTGAAATCCGAGGCGAAGGTCCTCTGA